CGAAAGTCGCCGGCATGGCGATCGATTCCAGCGTCTGGCTGGCATCGTCATTCTCGGCCAACATGATGCGGCCCACGTTCACCACGCCAATCACGTTATCCAGCGTTTCTCGGCAGACCGGATACCAGGAGTGGATATGGTGCTCGGCCGCCTGCTCCATGGAGCCGCGCAGCATCTGCAGGGCCTGGGACACGGTGGTCTGGGATTCGAACCAGTCGATCTCGTTGCGCGGCACCATGATGGAAGACAGCACGCGGTCATCCAGCAGGAACACGTTCTGCACCATCTGGTGCTCCTGCTCCTCGATCAGTCCGGCGTCCACGCCCTCCTCCAGGCTGGCGGCGATTTCTTCCTCGGTTACCTTGCGCGAGCCGCTGGTATCGATCGGCAGCATTTTCAGCACAGCGGTGGTGGAGGCCGACAGCAGCAGCACGAAGGGCTTGGTCAGGCGCGCCAGGCGGGCCATGGGGCGGGAAATCCAGCGCGCCACCAGTTCGGGATAGAGCTGGCCGATGCGCTTGGGCACCAGTTCGCCAAAGATGATGGTGGTGAAGGTGATGATGGTCACCACGATGGCCGTCGCCGTGATGCCTGCCGGGCCCTCCGGCATACCCATGTTCTGCAGCGCGCTGGCCACGATGGGACTGAATGCGGATTCCCCCACGATGCCGTTGAGCACGCCGATGGAGGTGATGCCGATCTGCACCGTGGAGAGGAAATGCGTGGGATTGTCGATCAGCCCCAGCGCGGCGGTGGCGCCGTGATCGCCCGAGGCGCTCATGGCGTCCAGTCTGGCCTTGCGGCTGGAGGCAATGGCCATTTCCGACATGGCGAACACCCCGTTGAGCAGGGTCAGGAAAATGATGAGTAAAAGGTCCATGGAGTCAAGGGATAATGCAGCGCATTATGGCAATGTACTGCATCGGGGATATTCAGGGCTGTGACGCCGCACTGGGAGATTTGCTGGACAAGCTGGCTTTCTCGCCCAGCCGGGACACGCTGTACGTACTGGGCGATCTCGTGAACCGCGGGCCCGAATCGGCCAGTGTACTGCGGCGCCTAATGGCAATGGATGGCAGCGCCTTCTGCCTGCTGGGCAATCATGATATCCATCTGCTGGCGGTGTCGCAGGGCATCCGGCAGATGGGACGCCGGGATACGCTGACCGAACTGCTGACTGCCTCCGACGCGTCTCTGTTGCTGGACTGGCTGCGCCGGCAGCCGCTGGCGCTGTATGCCAACCGCTGTCTGATGGTACATGCGGGTGTGCAGCCACAATGGGATGTGGCGCAGACGCTGGAATGCGCGGCGGAGGTGGCCGAACACCTGCGCAGCCGCCAGTGGACGGGTTTCCTGTCCGAGGCCTTTGGCAACCAGCCGGCACTGTGGCGCGAGAGCCTGCACGGCATGGCGCGTTGGCGCCTGATCATCAACACGCTGACGCGCATCCGTTTCCTGCATGTGGACGGGAGCTTGGATTTTTCGCACAAGCGCAGCATCGAGGAGGCGCCGGATGATCTGGTGCCCTGGTTTGCGCATCCCTTGCGCCGCACCGCCGATACGCTGGTGGCATTCGGGCACTGGTCGGCCCTGGGCCTGATCAAGCGGAACAACCTGCTCGCGCTGGACACGGGCTGCGTCTGGGGCGAAGAACTGACAGCCGTGGAGATCACGCCGGAAGGCACGCCGGGCGAGGTAATCCAGGTTACCAGCGCCACCAGCGCCGAATACTGAGCAGATTCAGTTGCCCGCCGTGCTGCCGTTGTTTTCGGAGGCTGCCGGACGGAACAGCGCGGCCACGGTGCGCTTGGGACGGATATTGGCGCTGAGGCCCGGGCGCGTGGCAACGCGGCGCGGCGCCTGCTCCCAGGACGGGGCTTCGTCGCGCTGCTGCGCCTCGTAGGGCTTGTCGAAGAAGGGATCGGCCATGCGCGGGGCACGACGATAACGGTCGCCCGTCGGTTCGCGCGAGCTGCCGGCATCGCCACGGTCGCGCTCGTGGCGCACACGGTTGCCCTCCTCGCGGCGCGGCGGCGGACGGCGGTCCGGACGGCCGCCACGGCTGTCGAGCGCGATGCTTTCGGGCTTGATGGTCTGGCGCGTGAG
The DNA window shown above is from Brachymonas denitrificans and carries:
- a CDS encoding hemolysin family protein → MDLLLIIFLTLLNGVFAMSEMAIASSRKARLDAMSASGDHGATAALGLIDNPTHFLSTVQIGITSIGVLNGIVGESAFSPIVASALQNMGMPEGPAGITATAIVVTIITFTTIIFGELVPKRIGQLYPELVARWISRPMARLARLTKPFVLLLSASTTAVLKMLPIDTSGSRKVTEEEIAASLEEGVDAGLIEEQEHQMVQNVFLLDDRVLSSIMVPRNEIDWFESQTTVSQALQMLRGSMEQAAEHHIHSWYPVCRETLDNVIGVVNVGRIMLAENDDASQTLESIAMPATFVPETLSGMELLEQFRTHVGRMVFVVDEYGEIQGIMTPRDLLEAITGELKVDAHEEAWAQVMDDGAWLLDGMIPVAELKARLEIDELPDEDKDHYNTLAGLLMYVTGALPEETDRIFCTGWDFEVVDLDGKRIDKVIARKSPAALA
- a CDS encoding symmetrical bis(5'-nucleosyl)-tetraphosphatase gives rise to the protein MAMYCIGDIQGCDAALGDLLDKLAFSPSRDTLYVLGDLVNRGPESASVLRRLMAMDGSAFCLLGNHDIHLLAVSQGIRQMGRRDTLTELLTASDASLLLDWLRRQPLALYANRCLMVHAGVQPQWDVAQTLECAAEVAEHLRSRQWTGFLSEAFGNQPALWRESLHGMARWRLIINTLTRIRFLHVDGSLDFSHKRSIEEAPDDLVPWFAHPLRRTADTLVAFGHWSALGLIKRNNLLALDTGCVWGEELTAVEITPEGTPGEVIQVTSATSAEY